From the genome of Pieris rapae chromosome 5, ilPieRapa1.1, whole genome shotgun sequence, one region includes:
- the LOC110999363 gene encoding uncharacterized protein LOC110999363 produces MGKRKRKDDLERQLRKLRRKIDKLEDKTSKGSSRKQSRSRSRSTSVGPPSTCISPTSVRSRSQSFVCHFKYFQSRKDIGLMEWELGSSYFMTIVNNFGSPDIDLFASRTNAKCEKNDLVQDDHPTVMDAEDAPTISPDKSMPADECGESNEIDVEILGAMGTVEEELAVGPTIHTEIAQRWTPVLTKGLKKEDKASLLKNYVAFSNVPAMVPPKLNPELLHALTDPVKKRDVIIELRQKNISAALAAIGLGLHCFLTKGDKVEGIKNINDAARILCDVIYTETIGRRGLIQGVVNKQMKDSLQASPDELLFGNGLTERIKTTKAVQKSAQDLTRTNQSPRPCMKNQKALNSRAPPQHKPRNKENQFHVRGGKKMTQTPQVKKPGPLQRRYPTYNNHPGRK; encoded by the exons ATGGGAAAACGTAAAAGAAAAGATGATTTGGAAAGACAGTTACGAAAGCTAAGAAggaaaattgataaattagaGGACAAAACTTCGAAAG GATCCTCAAGAAAACAGTCACGGTCAAGAAGTCGGTCTACAAGTGTAGGCCCCCCAAGTACATGTATATCTCCAACAAGTGTACGAAGCCGGTCTCAAAGTTTTGTTTGTCACTTCAAAT ATTTTCAGTCACGAAAAGATATAGGTCTTATGGAGTGGGAGCTTGGCAGTAGTTATTTTATGacaattgttaataattttggtAGTCCGGACATAGACCTGTTTGCCTCACGAACAAACGCAAAATGTGAGAA AAATGACCTGGTTCAAGATGACCATCCAACTGTCATGGATGCTGAAGATGCACCAACAATTTCTCCAGACAAATCTATGCCTGCAGATGAATGTGGTGAATCGAATGAGATTGATGTGGAGATTTTGGGGGCTATGGGGACCGTGGAAGAGGAATTAGCTGTTGGGCCTACCATCCATACTGAGATAGCTCAGAGGTGGACACCTGTCCTCACTAAAGGACTAAAGAAAGAAGACAAAGCATCGCTTCTTAAGAATTATGTCGCTTTTAGCAATGTGCCAGCTATGGTACCACCAAAACTTAACCCAGAGTTGCTACATGCCCTAACAGACCCAGTGAAGAAAAGGGATGTTATTATTGAATTGCGCCAAAAGAATATTTCTGCAGCATTAGCAGCTATTGGGTTAGGATTACACTGTTTTTTAACAAAAGGAGACAAGGTGGAaggtattaagaatataaatgatGCTGCAAGGATATTATGTGATGTCATTTATACTGAAACAATAGGCAGAAGAGGGTTGATCCAGGGTGTGGTGAACAAACAAATGAAAGACTCACTACAGGCGAGCCCAGATGAATTGCTTTTTGGCAATGGTCTGACAGAAAGAATAAAGACTACAAAGGCTGTACAGAAATCTGCTCAGGACTTGACAAGAACGAACCAATCACCTCGACCATGCATGAAAAACCAGAAGGCTTTAAACTCGCGGGCCCCTCCTCAACACAAACCCAGAAACAAGGAGAACCAATTTCATGTAAGAGGGGGGAAGAAGATGACCCAGACTCCACAAGTAAAGAAGCCAGGACCACTTCAGAGGCGCTACCCCACTTACAACAATCACCCAGGACGCAAATAA